A genomic region of Methanobacterium sp. SMA-27 contains the following coding sequences:
- a CDS encoding type I restriction endonuclease subunit R, translating into MVTQSEAALEKCLLDKLVDDGYERVNITNKEGLEGNLKSQLEIFNKVELTDDEFNKILLYLESGTIFDKAKKLRDKYAVKREDETIYLQFFNSKDWCKNIFQVTNQITMTEVYENRYDVTLLINGFPLVQIELKKRGVELKVAFNQIQRYRHHSYRGLFQYVQIFIISNGVNTKYFANNKELSFKYTFSWKDKANKNISSLDDFADTFIEKCHLSKMISKYIVLNETSKALMVLRSYQYYAVEAILDKALNTLQHGYVWHTTGSGKTLTSFKVSQILSEEDSIDKIMLVVDRKDLDYQTFKEFNSFCNDSVDSTDKTVTLVKQLLGPNKLIITTIQKLYRAVARHKRIEQVKNKKIVLMFDECHRSQFGKMHDVITTFFSNLQYFGFTGTPIFSVNSIDGMTTKSLFKDRLHTYVIQDAIKDGNVLGFSVEYQGKHKNKAKLDIEVEDIDRKELMESEKRLEKIVDYIILNHDRKTYNREFNAIFAVNSIDVLTKYYELFKRKDHDLKIATIFSYDMNEEIKGDEHSRDKLERYIADYNIMFGTNYSTDTFQEYYIDISKKVKEKKIDILLVVNMFLTGFDSKFLNTLYVDKNLQYQGLLQAFSRTNRILNEKKSFGNIICFRNLKKSTDESIRLYSDENALEDVLVKTYDQYAHEFNQVLVDLSNITPEVQDVNSLPSEIEESKFVKVFRELLRLFTKMSVFTEFSFDDLNISEQKFNDFQSKYLDLYEKVKGSNGPEKVSVLDDVDFELELIRRDNINVAYILSLLKELDKDSPSFDNDKKFIIDTMERTHELRSKIDLIDKFIEHNVPEIGDKDKIEGHFENFIDIEKNNAIRELINEEDLDDNITKGIIAEYEFSGKIRNDLLKKSFIQKYGLKEKRSKLMKIKDIIVSLVDKFSW; encoded by the coding sequence GTGGTCACACAGAGTGAGGCAGCATTGGAAAAATGTCTTTTAGACAAGCTTGTGGATGATGGATATGAAAGGGTTAATATCACTAATAAAGAAGGTTTGGAAGGGAATTTAAAATCTCAGCTCGAAATCTTTAACAAAGTAGAATTGACTGATGATGAATTTAACAAAATACTACTCTATTTAGAGAGTGGAACTATTTTTGATAAGGCAAAGAAGCTAAGGGATAAGTATGCTGTCAAAAGAGAAGATGAAACTATTTATTTACAGTTTTTTAATAGTAAAGATTGGTGCAAGAATATATTTCAGGTAACAAACCAAATTACTATGACGGAAGTATATGAAAACCGTTATGATGTTACATTACTTATTAATGGATTTCCTTTGGTTCAGATTGAATTAAAGAAAAGAGGTGTGGAGCTTAAAGTAGCTTTTAATCAGATACAGCGTTATAGGCACCATTCTTATCGAGGATTGTTTCAATATGTTCAGATATTTATTATCAGTAATGGTGTAAACACTAAATATTTTGCTAATAATAAAGAATTAAGTTTTAAATACACCTTTTCCTGGAAGGACAAGGCTAATAAGAACATTTCGAGCTTGGATGATTTTGCTGATACATTCATTGAAAAGTGTCATCTATCTAAAATGATATCTAAATATATTGTTTTAAATGAAACGAGCAAGGCTCTTATGGTTTTAAGATCCTATCAGTATTATGCTGTTGAAGCTATTCTAGATAAGGCCTTGAACACCCTTCAGCATGGTTATGTGTGGCATACTACTGGTAGTGGTAAAACTTTAACATCCTTCAAGGTCAGCCAAATACTATCAGAAGAGGATAGTATTGATAAAATTATGTTAGTAGTTGATAGGAAAGATCTTGACTACCAAACATTTAAAGAATTTAACAGCTTTTGCAATGACTCGGTTGATAGTACAGATAAGACTGTAACTCTAGTAAAGCAACTTTTAGGGCCAAATAAACTGATAATTACCACAATACAAAAATTGTATCGTGCTGTTGCAAGACATAAAAGAATTGAACAGGTGAAAAACAAGAAAATAGTGTTGATGTTTGATGAGTGTCACAGAAGTCAGTTTGGAAAAATGCACGATGTAATTACAACCTTTTTTAGTAATTTACAGTACTTTGGATTTACAGGAACACCTATCTTTTCAGTTAATTCAATAGATGGTATGACCACAAAAAGCCTTTTTAAAGACAGACTCCATACATACGTAATTCAAGATGCTATTAAAGATGGGAATGTTCTTGGATTTTCAGTGGAATATCAAGGTAAACATAAAAACAAGGCAAAACTGGATATCGAAGTTGAAGATATTGATCGAAAAGAACTCATGGAATCAGAAAAAAGATTAGAAAAAATAGTAGATTATATTATTCTAAATCATGACCGTAAAACGTATAATCGTGAGTTCAATGCTATTTTTGCTGTTAATTCCATTGATGTTCTCACAAAGTACTATGAACTGTTTAAAAGAAAAGATCATGACCTAAAAATCGCTACAATTTTTTCTTATGATATGAATGAGGAAATTAAGGGAGATGAACATTCTCGAGATAAATTAGAAAGATATATAGCTGATTATAATATAATGTTTGGAACAAATTATTCAACTGATACATTTCAGGAGTACTATATTGATATATCTAAAAAGGTTAAAGAGAAAAAAATTGACATTTTACTTGTTGTAAACATGTTTTTAACAGGATTTGACAGTAAATTCTTAAATACTTTATATGTTGATAAGAATCTCCAGTATCAGGGTCTTCTACAGGCATTTTCACGTACTAATCGTATTTTAAATGAGAAAAAATCATTTGGGAATATAATCTGTTTTAGAAATCTTAAAAAATCCACAGATGAATCAATTAGGTTATATTCAGATGAAAACGCTCTGGAAGATGTTCTAGTTAAAACTTATGACCAGTATGCCCATGAATTTAATCAAGTTTTAGTAGATCTAAGTAATATTACTCCCGAGGTTCAGGATGTAAATAGTTTACCGTCTGAAATTGAGGAATCCAAGTTTGTTAAGGTATTTAGGGAATTATTAAGGTTATTTACTAAGATGAGTGTTTTTACTGAGTTCAGTTTTGATGATCTTAATATCTCTGAGCAGAAGTTTAATGATTTTCAGAGTAAATATCTGGATTTATATGAAAAAGTAAAAGGAAGCAATGGTCCTGAAAAGGTTTCAGTATTGGATGATGTAGATTTTGAACTAGAACTCATAAGAAGAGACAATATAAATGTTGCTTATATTCTATCTCTTCTTAAAGAACTTGATAAAGATAGTCCATCATTTGATAATGATAAAAAATTCATAATAGACACCATGGAACGCACACATGAACTAAGAAGTAAAATAGATCTGATAGATAAGTTCATAGAACATAACGTTCCAGAAATAGGGGATAAAGATAAGATTGAAGGTCATTTTGAAAACTTCATAGACATAGAAAAAAATAATGCAATTAGAGAATTAATTAATGAAGAAGATTTGGATGATAATATTACAAAGGGTATTATAGCTGAATATGAATTTTCAGGTAAAATTAGGAATGATTTACTAAAAAAATCATTTATACAAAAATATGGATTAAAAGAGAAACGTTCTAAGTTGATGAAGATAAAAGATATTATTGTAAGCCTGGTTGATAAATTCAGCTGGTAA
- a CDS encoding type I restriction-modification system subunit M: MSEYQRKMETKLWAIADELRGNMDANEFKNYMLGFIFYKYLSEKIEIYLNNELKEDGVEFKEAYKNKELHEIVEVEAIENLGYFLEPKCLFENLIKKAKKGEFILDNLQKALKQIENSTMGHESEEDFMNLFEDVDLESSKLGKSEDDKNKIISKVLLHLNEIDFKLGDTEHDILGDAYEYLISQFASSAGKKAGEFYTPQQVSKILAKIVTMGKNNLKNVYDPTCGSGSLLLRVSKEAKIGDFYGQELNQSTYNLARMNMILHDVKFNDFNLEQGDSIENPMHFGMKFEAIVANPPFSANWSSDQTFMDDERFSAYGKLAPKSKADFAFVQHMIFHLDENGTMAIVLPHGVLFRGAAEGVIRKYLVEDKNYLDAVIGLPANVFYGTSIPTVILVFKKCREEDTDVLFIDASNYFEKIKNQNRLRDEDIERIVNVYKKRGEIDKFSHLATLDEIRENDYNLNIPRYVDTFEEEETVDLKTVVSELESIEQEIHTIDAEIKEYCDELGIEAPILRRL; this comes from the coding sequence ATGTCAGAATATCAAAGAAAAATGGAAACAAAGCTGTGGGCCATAGCCGATGAATTAAGAGGTAATATGGATGCAAACGAGTTTAAAAATTACATGCTAGGTTTCATATTCTACAAATATCTCTCTGAAAAGATAGAGATCTATCTAAACAATGAACTCAAAGAAGATGGAGTTGAATTTAAAGAAGCTTACAAAAATAAAGAATTACATGAAATTGTAGAGGTGGAGGCCATAGAAAATCTAGGATACTTCCTCGAACCCAAATGTCTCTTTGAAAATCTAATTAAAAAGGCAAAAAAAGGAGAATTCATACTAGATAACCTACAAAAAGCACTAAAACAGATAGAAAATTCTACTATGGGTCATGAAAGTGAAGAAGACTTTATGAATTTATTTGAAGATGTAGATTTAGAGTCATCAAAACTTGGAAAAAGTGAAGATGATAAAAATAAAATTATATCCAAGGTTTTACTCCATTTAAATGAGATTGATTTTAAATTGGGTGACACTGAACATGATATTTTAGGTGATGCATATGAATACTTAATTTCTCAGTTTGCATCATCAGCTGGAAAGAAAGCCGGTGAATTTTACACACCTCAACAGGTTTCTAAAATACTAGCCAAAATTGTAACCATGGGTAAAAATAATCTTAAAAACGTATATGACCCTACATGTGGCTCAGGATCCTTACTTTTACGTGTGTCTAAGGAAGCTAAAATAGGAGACTTTTATGGTCAAGAATTGAATCAATCCACATATAACCTTGCCAGGATGAACATGATTCTCCATGATGTTAAATTTAATGATTTTAACCTTGAACAGGGAGATTCAATAGAAAATCCCATGCATTTTGGCATGAAGTTCGAAGCCATTGTTGCCAATCCCCCATTTTCAGCTAACTGGTCATCGGATCAGACCTTTATGGATGATGAAAGATTTAGTGCATATGGAAAGCTCGCACCCAAATCAAAGGCAGACTTTGCTTTTGTACAACATATGATCTTCCACCTTGATGAAAACGGTACTATGGCCATTGTACTCCCTCATGGAGTATTATTTAGAGGAGCAGCAGAAGGCGTAATCCGTAAATATTTAGTTGAAGATAAAAATTACCTAGATGCCGTTATAGGACTTCCAGCAAATGTATTTTATGGAACATCCATTCCCACAGTGATACTAGTTTTCAAAAAATGCAGAGAAGAAGATACTGATGTTTTATTTATCGATGCATCAAATTATTTTGAGAAAATAAAAAATCAAAATAGGCTTAGAGATGAAGATATAGAGCGGATAGTAAATGTGTATAAGAAAAGGGGAGAAATTGATAAGTTTTCACATTTAGCTACGCTTGATGAAATAAGAGAGAACGATTATAATTTAAATATTCCACGATATGTGGATACTTTTGAAGAAGAAGAAACTGTAGATTTAAAAACTGTAGTTAGTGAACTTGAAAGCATTGAACAAGAGATTCATACGATCGATGCAGAGATAAAGGAATATTGTGATGAGTTAGGAATAGAAGCTCCAATTTTGAGGAGACTTTAA
- a CDS encoding restriction endonuclease subunit S produces MSETIPKLRFPEFHGSWEEYELGNIAIFTRGPFGGSLKKSIFVDSGYKVYEQKNAIQNSIKVGKYFITPEKYNQMIRFSVEEGDLLVSCSGTIGKILVIPVKYPKGIINQALLKITVRPEVNNLYLKELLQNSTITKHIFGGRGAAIKNVVSVKELKKIRIFMPSKQEQDKILIFLSKLDGKIEKLEKKQELWKNFKNGIIQQLFSQKLRFKDENKNAYPNWEEKKLGDLAIFTRGPFGGSLKKSIFVDSGYKVYEQKNAIQNSLELGNYYITEEKYKEMIRFSVGKGDLLISCSGTIGKIIIIPDKYPKGIINQALLKVTVHPGVNNLYLKELLQSSEMTQHIFGGRGAAIKNVVSVKELKEIHIKFPSYPEQEKIVNFLSAINIKIKQLNKELKNNKKFKKGIMQQMFC; encoded by the coding sequence ATGAGTGAAACAATACCTAAACTTCGTTTTCCTGAATTTCATGGAAGTTGGGAGGAGTATGAGTTAGGTAATATTGCTATTTTCACGAGAGGTCCTTTCGGAGGGTCTTTAAAAAAATCTATCTTTGTAGATTCGGGTTATAAAGTATATGAACAAAAAAATGCAATTCAAAATTCTATAAAAGTTGGTAAATATTTCATTACACCGGAAAAATATAATCAAATGATCAGATTCAGTGTTGAAGAAGGTGATTTATTAGTAAGTTGTTCAGGTACGATAGGTAAAATTTTAGTTATTCCTGTAAAGTATCCTAAAGGCATTATTAATCAAGCATTGTTAAAAATAACAGTACGTCCAGAAGTGAATAACTTATATTTAAAAGAATTGTTACAAAACAGCACAATAACTAAACATATATTTGGTGGACGTGGTGCAGCAATAAAAAATGTTGTAAGTGTTAAAGAATTGAAAAAAATACGAATTTTCATGCCATCAAAGCAAGAACAAGATAAAATACTCATATTTTTGTCAAAATTAGATGGAAAAATAGAAAAATTAGAGAAAAAACAAGAACTGTGGAAAAACTTTAAAAACGGAATAATACAACAGCTATTCAGTCAAAAATTAAGATTTAAAGATGAAAATAAGAATGCTTATCCTAATTGGGAAGAGAAAAAATTAGGAGATTTAGCTATTTTCACGAGAGGTCCTTTCGGAGGGTCTTTAAAAAAATCTATCTTTGTAGATTCGGGTTATAAAGTATATGAACAAAAAAATGCAATTCAAAATTCTTTAGAATTAGGTAATTATTACATTACTGAAGAAAAATATAAAGAAATGATTAGATTTAGTGTTGGTAAAGGTGATTTATTAATAAGTTGTTCCGGAACTATAGGTAAAATTATAATTATTCCTGATAAGTATCCTAAAGGTATAATCAATCAAGCATTATTGAAAGTAACAGTACATCCGGGAGTTAATAATTTATATTTAAAAGAATTGCTTCAAAGCAGTGAAATGACTCAGCACATATTTGGTGGACGTGGAGCAGCTATTAAAAATGTTGTAAGTGTTAAAGAATTAAAGGAAATACACATTAAATTTCCTTCATACCCAGAACAAGAAAAAATAGTAAATTTTTTATCAGCTATTAACATTAAAATAAAACAGCTAAATAAAGAATTGAAAAATAACAAAAAATTCAAAAAGGGAATAATGCAACAAATGTTTTGTTAA
- a CDS encoding tyrosine-type recombinase/integrase, whose amino-acid sequence MREDVFQRFLRRLNKKCGWSNNNRQIFIHSHVFRKYFSNTLEENGMPHHYIRQIMGHRKDPLTRAYFTTPLEKLRERYFK is encoded by the coding sequence ATGAGGGAAGATGTTTTTCAAAGATTTTTAAGGAGACTCAATAAGAAATGTGGATGGTCTAACAATAACCGGCAAATCTTCATTCATAGTCATGTGTTCCGTAAATATTTTTCTAACACTCTTGAAGAAAATGGGATGCCACACCACTATATCCGTCAGATAATGGGACATAGAAAGGATCCACTAACCAGGGCATACTTCACAACACCTTTGGAGAAACTCAGAGAAAGATATTTTAAGTAA